The Nitrospira sp. genome has a window encoding:
- a CDS encoding glutamine--tRNA ligase/YqeY domain fusion protein, whose product MASEFTTASNFIRDIVAADRASGKHGGRVVTRFPPEPNGYLHIGHAKSIVLNFGIANETPGGVCHLRFDDTNPTTEDPEYVQAIQEDVRWLGFDWNGKIFYASDYFEQLYAFAVVLIQKGKAYVDSLSSDLIREYRGTLTEPGRNSPYRTRSVDENLDLFARMRAGEFADGTHVLRAAIEMESPNINLRDPILYRIRHATHYRTGSAWCIYPSYDFAHPLSDAIEGITHSLCTLEFADHRPLYDWVVTESEAPHRPQQIEFARLNLTSTVMSKRKLLELVTKKLVAGWDDPRLPTLKGLRRRGVTPEAIRAFCDHIGVAKRDAVVEMQLLEHFIREDLNKRSPRVMAVLRPLKVVIDNYPEGVVEELDAVNNPEDAAAGTRKVPFSRTLYIEQDDFREDPPKQFYRLAPGREVRLRYGYIIQCVSVTKDPQTGAVTELHCTYDPETKSGSAQEQRKVKATIHWVSALQALKATVRLYHPLLLPDEGRHQPDRDWTHALNPQSLETLNGCVVEPSLASAAPGSRFQFERQGYFCVDLESSPESLLFNRTVSLKDAWARVEKTQPTPRR is encoded by the coding sequence ATGGCTTCCGAATTCACAACCGCATCGAATTTCATTCGAGACATCGTCGCCGCCGATCGCGCTTCCGGCAAACACGGAGGCCGGGTCGTCACACGATTTCCCCCCGAACCCAACGGGTACCTCCATATCGGACACGCCAAATCCATCGTCCTGAATTTTGGAATTGCGAACGAGACACCGGGTGGAGTCTGTCATCTGCGATTCGACGATACGAATCCCACCACCGAGGATCCGGAGTATGTTCAGGCCATTCAGGAAGACGTCCGGTGGCTGGGATTCGATTGGAACGGAAAGATCTTCTATGCCTCGGACTATTTCGAGCAGCTCTATGCGTTCGCCGTCGTTTTGATTCAGAAAGGCAAGGCCTATGTCGACAGTCTCTCCTCTGACCTCATTCGCGAGTACCGTGGCACACTGACGGAGCCTGGTCGCAACAGCCCCTATCGGACTCGGTCTGTGGACGAGAACTTGGACCTCTTTGCACGCATGCGAGCCGGAGAGTTTGCCGATGGCACTCATGTCTTACGCGCCGCCATCGAGATGGAATCACCGAACATCAATCTGCGCGACCCCATCCTCTATCGGATTCGACACGCTACTCATTATCGGACGGGATCCGCCTGGTGCATCTATCCCTCGTATGATTTTGCACACCCCCTCTCCGATGCCATCGAGGGAATCACCCATTCTCTCTGCACGCTGGAATTTGCGGATCACCGCCCATTGTACGATTGGGTTGTCACGGAGTCCGAGGCTCCGCATCGTCCTCAGCAGATCGAGTTCGCGAGACTCAATCTCACGTCCACCGTCATGAGCAAGCGCAAGCTGCTTGAATTGGTTACCAAGAAACTGGTGGCCGGTTGGGACGATCCTCGCCTTCCCACCCTCAAGGGCCTTCGTCGCCGAGGCGTGACGCCGGAAGCCATTCGTGCCTTTTGCGACCACATCGGGGTCGCCAAGCGCGACGCCGTCGTCGAGATGCAGTTGCTTGAACACTTCATCCGAGAAGACTTGAACAAACGCTCACCGCGCGTGATGGCGGTCCTCCGACCGTTGAAAGTCGTGATCGACAACTATCCGGAGGGCGTGGTTGAAGAACTCGACGCCGTGAATAACCCGGAAGATGCTGCTGCGGGAACTCGCAAGGTTCCGTTCTCACGGACACTCTACATCGAGCAAGACGATTTCCGAGAGGATCCACCGAAACAGTTTTATCGCCTCGCGCCTGGCCGGGAGGTCCGGCTCCGCTATGGATATATCATTCAATGTGTGAGTGTGACGAAGGATCCTCAGACTGGGGCGGTCACTGAACTACACTGTACGTACGACCCTGAGACAAAAAGCGGCTCGGCACAGGAACAACGCAAAGTGAAGGCCACCATCCATTGGGTATCGGCTTTACAGGCACTCAAGGCCACCGTCCGCCTTTACCATCCGCTTCTTCTCCCTGATGAGGGCCGGCATCAGCCCGACCGGGACTGGACGCATGCGCTCAATCCTCAATCTCTTGAAACTCTCAACGGGTGCGTGGTTGAGCCAAGCCTTGCCTCCGCCGCACCAGGTTCCCGTTTTCAATTCGAGCGGCAAGGGTACTTTTGTGTCGATCTCGAATCCTCTCCCGAGTCCCTCCTCTTCAACCGAACCGTGTCTCTCAAAGATGCGTGGGCCCGTGTTGAGAAAACCCAACCAACACCCCGCCGCTAG
- a CDS encoding PilZ domain-containing protein encodes MIECREHPRIPVELRVLFSTTEQTEIRQGTMFDISAGGGAVTSTVSMSAGTGVKLLIHATDLAVPITIHSAAVRWVNHGEFGVEFLRLTDLDRSRLQRLLRLARPRSVPQD; translated from the coding sequence ATGATTGAATGTCGAGAACACCCAAGAATTCCCGTTGAACTGCGTGTCCTCTTTTCCACAACCGAGCAGACCGAGATTCGCCAGGGCACAATGTTCGATATTTCCGCCGGTGGCGGGGCGGTTACCAGCACGGTTTCGATGTCGGCTGGAACGGGAGTCAAACTCCTGATCCATGCGACCGACTTGGCCGTCCCGATTACGATCCATTCCGCCGCCGTTCGATGGGTGAACCACGGTGAGTTCGGCGTCGAGTTTTTACGCCTCACAGACTTGGATCGAAGCCGATTACAGCGGTTGCTCCGTCTCGCCAGGCCGCGATCGGTCCCTCAAGACTGA
- a CDS encoding NAD(P)-dependent alcohol dehydrogenase encodes MLPTKGYAAMAAKEPLQPFSFERRDVGPQDILITISHCGICHSDIHQARDEWGISLFPMVPGHEIVGTVAQVGTAITAFKVGDRAGVGCFVDSCRTCTACREGLEQYCDGGTVWTYSGQDKAGQITQGGYSTQIVVDEHYVLRIPPALSLAGAAPLLCAGITTYSPLRQWGVGRYHKLAVVGLGGLGHMAVKIAKAMGTEVTVLSTSEGKREDAKRLGAAHFAVTSDPHTLTKLQGYFHYILDTVSAPHDYNAYLNLLKTDGTMILVGAPEAPTPVQAFSLIFKRRRLAGSLIGGIKETQKMLDFCAQHQIESDVEVIPIQQVNEAYERVLRGDVRYRFVIDMASLK; translated from the coding sequence ATGCTCCCGACCAAAGGTTATGCGGCGATGGCCGCGAAGGAACCGTTGCAGCCATTTTCGTTTGAACGCCGTGATGTCGGTCCGCAGGATATCTTGATTACGATTTCCCATTGCGGCATCTGCCACTCAGATATCCACCAAGCCCGTGATGAATGGGGCATTTCCCTGTTTCCGATGGTCCCTGGACATGAGATCGTCGGAACCGTCGCGCAAGTCGGCACAGCGATCACGGCCTTCAAGGTTGGTGATCGTGCCGGCGTCGGCTGCTTTGTGGATTCATGTCGAACATGCACGGCTTGCCGCGAGGGGCTGGAACAGTATTGCGACGGTGGCACTGTCTGGACCTACAGCGGGCAGGATAAAGCCGGCCAGATCACTCAAGGCGGTTACTCAACCCAGATCGTGGTCGACGAACACTATGTCCTTCGAATTCCTCCAGCACTCTCATTAGCTGGAGCCGCGCCTCTACTCTGCGCCGGCATCACGACCTACTCTCCGCTCCGCCAATGGGGCGTCGGCCGTTACCACAAATTGGCGGTTGTCGGCCTCGGTGGGCTCGGTCATATGGCGGTGAAGATCGCCAAAGCGATGGGAACGGAGGTGACGGTCTTAAGTACGTCCGAGGGTAAACGAGAAGACGCGAAGCGGTTAGGAGCTGCGCACTTTGCCGTGACGTCGGATCCTCACACGTTGACGAAGCTCCAAGGGTACTTCCACTACATCCTTGACACGGTCTCGGCTCCGCACGACTACAATGCCTATTTGAACCTGCTCAAGACCGACGGCACCATGATCTTGGTCGGTGCACCGGAAGCGCCGACGCCGGTCCAGGCATTTTCGCTCATTTTTAAACGACGACGCCTTGCCGGCTCACTCATCGGCGGGATCAAAGAAACCCAGAAAATGCTCGACTTCTGCGCCCAGCATCAGATTGAGTCAGATGTTGAGGTGATTCCAATTCAACAAGTCAACGAAGCCTATGAACGGGTCCTCCGGGGCGATGTGCGGTATCGATTTGTCATCGATATGGCATCACTTAAATAG
- the yacG gene encoding DNA gyrase inhibitor YacG, whose product MTCPLCHRPTTWEGNPWRPFCCERCQVTDLGTWAAAQYRIPGVPLTAETGIRESLATDEQHDDSGEEAADGSSTN is encoded by the coding sequence ATGACCTGTCCCCTCTGCCACCGACCCACGACCTGGGAAGGAAACCCCTGGCGCCCATTCTGTTGCGAGCGTTGTCAGGTCACGGACTTGGGAACCTGGGCCGCAGCGCAATACCGTATTCCGGGTGTGCCGCTCACAGCAGAAACAGGCATACGAGAGTCTCTGGCTACGGACGAGCAGCACGACGACAGTGGAGAAGAAGCTGCTGACGGTTCGTCGACTAACTGA
- the ftsH gene encoding ATP-dependent zinc metalloprotease FtsH, protein MNTRMKNLLLWGMIALFIVLLFNMFSVPTHAPEEEVYFSDFIAKVEQGSVVKVIIRGHHISAVLKDSTRIHTYAADDPDLIAMLREKGVQIEVKPSGESPWYVTFLYTWGPFILFLGLFIFIMRRMQSGGNGALSFGKSRAKMLTEEHKKVTFADVAGVDEAKNDVQEIVEFLKDPRKFQTLGGRIPKGVLVVGPPGTGKTLLAKAVAGEAGVPFFSISGSDFVEMFVGVGASRVRDLFEQGKKHAPCIIFIDEIDAVGRLRGAGLGGGHDEREQTLNQLLVEMDGFDTTEGVILVAATNRPDVLDPALLRPGRFDRQVVVDRPDLHGRAEILKVHTKKVPVAANVELNKIARGTPGFSGADLENLVNEAALWAARQNKTEVDSVDFEMAKDKIIMGAERKSMILTEEEKRVTAYHEAGHALMARLLPGTDPVHKVTIIPRGRALGVTMQLPTEDRHSYTKEFLLNRLAVLMGGRVAEELVFNHVTTGAGNDLNQATDLARKMVCEWGMSEKLGPLTFGQKNDSVFLGRDWTAKRDLSERVAKEIDLEIKQFVTENYERAKQVLTEHMAGLTALAEALLVKESLDAIDIDRILMESSAGTVPA, encoded by the coding sequence ATGAATACCAGAATGAAAAACTTACTCCTATGGGGCATGATCGCCCTGTTTATTGTGTTGCTGTTCAATATGTTCTCCGTTCCGACGCATGCGCCTGAAGAAGAGGTCTATTTCAGCGATTTCATCGCGAAGGTGGAACAGGGCTCGGTGGTCAAGGTCATCATACGGGGCCATCACATCAGTGCGGTCTTGAAAGACAGCACGCGCATTCACACCTATGCGGCCGATGATCCTGACCTGATCGCGATGTTGCGGGAGAAGGGGGTCCAGATCGAGGTGAAACCGTCAGGCGAGAGCCCGTGGTACGTCACATTTCTGTATACATGGGGGCCCTTCATCCTCTTTCTCGGGCTGTTCATCTTCATCATGCGGCGGATGCAATCCGGCGGGAACGGCGCCTTATCGTTCGGGAAAAGCCGTGCCAAGATGCTGACCGAGGAGCATAAGAAGGTCACCTTTGCAGACGTGGCCGGAGTTGATGAGGCGAAAAACGATGTGCAGGAGATCGTTGAGTTTTTGAAAGATCCGCGCAAGTTTCAGACGTTGGGTGGACGTATTCCGAAGGGTGTGTTGGTGGTCGGTCCTCCCGGAACCGGGAAGACTCTGTTGGCGAAAGCCGTTGCGGGTGAAGCCGGTGTTCCCTTTTTCAGCATCAGTGGGTCTGACTTTGTGGAGATGTTTGTCGGAGTCGGAGCCTCGCGGGTGCGTGATTTATTTGAACAGGGAAAGAAACATGCACCGTGCATCATTTTCATCGACGAGATCGATGCCGTCGGTCGTCTGCGTGGAGCCGGACTGGGGGGAGGTCATGACGAACGCGAACAGACGCTGAATCAGCTGCTCGTCGAGATGGATGGGTTCGACACGACGGAAGGCGTGATCTTGGTCGCGGCAACCAATCGGCCGGACGTTCTTGATCCTGCCTTGCTGCGTCCTGGGCGCTTTGATCGACAGGTTGTCGTTGATCGACCCGACCTTCATGGCCGCGCGGAGATTCTCAAGGTCCATACGAAAAAAGTGCCGGTTGCGGCGAACGTAGAATTAAACAAGATAGCCCGAGGGACGCCTGGATTCTCAGGAGCCGACTTGGAGAATCTGGTCAATGAGGCGGCCTTGTGGGCGGCTCGTCAAAACAAGACGGAGGTTGACTCGGTCGATTTCGAAATGGCCAAAGATAAAATCATCATGGGGGCCGAACGTAAGAGCATGATCCTGACCGAAGAGGAAAAACGGGTCACGGCTTATCATGAGGCGGGACATGCGTTGATGGCGAGGCTCTTGCCCGGGACGGATCCGGTGCACAAAGTCACGATTATTCCACGGGGACGAGCACTGGGTGTCACGATGCAGTTGCCGACCGAAGATCGACATAGCTATACCAAAGAGTTCCTGTTGAATAGACTGGCCGTCTTGATGGGGGGACGAGTAGCGGAAGAACTCGTATTTAACCACGTGACGACAGGGGCGGGGAACGATTTAAATCAGGCGACGGATCTTGCTCGCAAGATGGTCTGTGAGTGGGGTATGAGCGAGAAGTTGGGCCCTCTGACGTTTGGACAGAAAAACGACTCCGTATTCCTCGGGCGAGACTGGACTGCCAAAAGAGACCTCAGTGAGCGAGTGGCGAAGGAGATCGATCTCGAGATCAAGCAGTTTGTGACTGAAAATTACGAACGCGCCAAGCAGGTCTTGACCGAACACATGGCCGGCTTGACTGCGTTAGCTGAGGCCCTGTTGGTCAAGGAATCGCTGGATGCGATAGACATCGACCGAATTCTTATGGAGTCTTCAGCGGGAACGGTACCTGCCTAA